AGAACAAAACGCTACCGGAGGGTGCGTTGCGCGATTTGATCGTGGCCACGATCGCGCTCAAATACACCCAGAGCAATTCCGTCTGCTACGCCAAGGATGGGCAGGTGGTTGGAATCGGTGCGGGACAGCAGTCACGCATTCACTGTACGCGCCTGGCCGGTGACAAAGCCGACAACTGGTGGTTGCGCCAGCATCCGCGCGTTACCGGCATGCAGTTCCGGAAGGGTGTCAAGCGGGCCGAAGTTTCGAACGCGATCGATAACTACGTGAATGGGACGGTTGGTAAGGATATGCCGGTGGCACAGTTTGAGGCAATGCTCGAAAAGGTTCCTGCCGCGCTGACGGTGGACGATAAGGAGAAGTGGACGCGCCAGCTGACGGGCGTTTCGCTCGGTTCGGATGCGTTCTTCCCGTTCCGGGACAATGTGGATCGGGCGAAGCTGAGCGGCGTGTCGTACATTGCGAGTCCGTCCGGTTCGACGAACGATGCGGGTGTGATCGAGGCATGCAACGAACACGACATCGTGATGGTGCACACCAATCTGCGACTGTTCCATCATTAAATTTTGTGACCCACGTTTCATTGAAGAATGTTTTCAGATCACATAAAATGGGATCgtaaggagaaagaaaaacaaatataaatacacataggataacaaataaatgaatggatgaatgaacaaaaacattgtaTGCTTCCACTTTCGCTTTCACAAAGCAACGACAGCCCCTATTGCTGAGCGCAGGCCTTGTTTCGACCTTATCAACTGATCGTCTTCCAACTAGGTTAGCAACGCAAGATCGATCAAGGCTATTCGACCTTATCAGTTTACGATGCGCCTCTTTCGTAGGGCTTGAATGCAATGTTTTTCAATTATGGGCTACCATCTTCAACGATGCGCTTTACTGCCACAGTACTTGTGAAAGCGATCTTCTAGTGTTCTGGCCCATTTTCTTCAAGTCATGTCCAAGGGAGATCTCACGATGGTACATACGTTTGTGAACTTCAATTTTGTATTCATTTCAAGGTTTGTCTCCAGCTAAAAAATGCTCAACTGCCCTTTAGCTTAGAACCCAACtagtttcaaaataaaataaatcagtGACTAAACCACAAAGCTTCCTCAAAGGAAGCACAAACATATTTTGGGACCTACCAGGGGGTTTTGCTAAcgtatttttcaaaaatatattgACAATTGATTGACAACAACCGGGCCAGACAGAGATGCAAGATGTGGCTTGGAGCTGTCATTCTCCTTTTCCATTTGGCTTGTTTTCGTCCTGTGTGACAATCCCCCTCCCCAATTTACGCATAGCATTGCATCGATTGCATTTATGCATTTATCTGTCAATAGCTAATTGTTTTAGTTCTTTTCTCTTCGGCTTACTGCGCGCTATCTGTGCCCGCGTATTGGATTATTTAGTTATTTGTGAAGCCCAACAATAAAACGCTACGCCATTTGACGATGGACTACGTCGATATACAGGCCGTTGAATCGAAGCTCACGGACGTGACGGTCACACCGATACCGATGATAAAGAATGCACATTCGAATCACAACACcgggagcagcagcagcagtagcagcaactaCAACAATACGGCCAACATTACGATAACGCCGCAGGTTAATcatcgcagcagcaacaaccacaaccatcACAGCAGTGTGTCCTCTGCGGTCAACGATGGTTCGTCGGGTGCGCTAGCATTAACCGTCGGTTCGAACAACAGTGCCGCGAATCTAGTGGCCCCGGTTACAACGTTTAATCACTTCCCCAACAACGCCGGACTGTCGAAGTACGCTcagctgctgatggtgatcGAGGAGATGGGGCGCGATTTGCGTCCGACGTACTCCGGAAGTCGAAATTCAGCCGAACGGTTGAAGCGATTGATCGTGCACGCCCGCATCCTGGTCCGGGAGTGTTTGGTAGAAACGGAACGATCCGCTAGACAGTAAGCGTAGGGGCATAACAAAACGCATACACAAACCAACCGCCGTGGTTTCTGCCGTTTCTCACTCAACTATCTCATTCTTCAAGTGCATTCGTAAGCAGTCCTTGGCTTTTCCGGGGGCGACGTTGTCGCATCGGCCGGATGTCGCCGGTGCAGTACAACGGTTAACACATAATCCACAGTAcaaaaaggagaaagaaaaacaaacaaggacAGCGTAATGTTTGTGGTCGGGTTTGGCCAACAGGGCAGTAGACGGAGGTGTGTATAATCAGTTAACGATAAAGTTGATGAGAGCAGCCTTAGCTAATAAACATAGACTGTGTATTTACGTTTCGCTCGAAACACCGATATGGAGGTAACAGTGCAAGAACGAAGTATACCAAAATACAACCCCACAAATGTGCAGCACGTATACAGAAGTTTTGCAGCGAGAGCAGACACGATCGCATCGCTGATGAAAAATGCtctctggtttttttttctacaaaacattaacaagCGTAATAAAAGACGATACAATTCTGTAGCCTTTAACTATATACAATCGATTGTGTAGACCATACCCTGGCGTAGGGGCTgattgggaaaataaataaaagcatagAGGGTTCATCCCAAACTAAAGAAGTCTCTTTGTAACATACAGTTTAATTGGCCGAATCAATACAAAAAGTTCTAAATCTTCAAAATAAACACCTCCGGCGTCAATACATTGTTGGACCTTGAGTCCAGGAGGTGTTCTTCTAGGTTTGTGGTAGAATGTCCTTAAGGGGTTGCTTTGACGTTCTTTTGGCTGCCCTCAATCGAAAGCGGGTCCTCAAATCGGAGAGACTAGTCCGGGCTGTAGGGTGGAACCACACCGAGGTGATTGCCAGATAGCCAATCACGAAGGACGCGGTGTGATGGAGCGCCATGTCATGATGGAATTTCCATTCGTCGTTGATGGAACTCCGCTTGCTTCAGTGTTTTCAGGATATGTAGATAGCTGGCGGCGTTCAGCTTGCTGTCCTTTTGGTATGAATTCGCTGTGCATGACCCCCTTGGCGTCGAAGAAGACCAGCTGCATTGTTTTTGTCGTTGATGTGCTCATTC
This region of Anopheles marshallii chromosome 2, idAnoMarsDA_429_01, whole genome shotgun sequence genomic DNA includes:
- the LOC128707949 gene encoding cyclin-dependent kinase 2-associated protein 1, coding for MDYVDIQAVESKLTDVTVTPIPMIKNAHSNHNTGSSSSSSSNYNNTANITITPQVNHRSSNNHNHHSSVSSAVNDGSSGALALTVGSNNSAANLVAPVTTFNHFPNNAGLSKYAQLLMVIEEMGRDLRPTYSGSRNSAERLKRLIVHARILVRECLVETERSARQ